The following DNA comes from Magnolia sinica isolate HGM2019 chromosome 18, MsV1, whole genome shotgun sequence.
GGCCATTTGGTTAAAGGAGGGCGACGTGAACACTTTCTACTTTCATAGCGTAGCTAGTGCTCGGGCCTGCAGCAATAGGCTATCTAGTCTGTTCATTAATGGCAACCATACCTCAAACAAGGTTGTTTTTGCTAACTCTATTACATCCTCTTTCCAGAATCTTCTGACTGCTGAAAAATGGGGGAGGCCGAGGCTAGATAATATCCAGTTTGAGAAGATTCTAGAGGATGAAGCTTCCTTGCTTGATAGACCCATTCTGGAGGAGGAGGTTGTCTCGGCTTTGCGTGCGATGTGTGGGGATAAGGCCCCAGGCCCCAGGCCCCAAGAGATTTTGTATTCTCTTCTTTTAGAAAAtttggcatacaaatgatgttATGGATTTCATCTCTAACTTTGCTGATAGGGGTCGCTTGTCGTCTGAGATGGGGGCCACCTTCATTATCCTATTTCCGAAGGTGGAAGGGGCGGAGCAAATTAAGGACTTCAGGCCAATTAGTCTCATTGGAGTACCTTATAAAATCCTGGCAGATAGATTCAAGAGCGTGCTCCCTAGAGTTGTATAGGAAAATCAAGGTGCTTTTGTTGCAGGAAGATAAATTTCGGACAATGCGTTAGCGGATCATGAATGTATTAACTTCAGGTACAAAGAGAATACAAGTGGGCTTGTGTGCAATTTGGATAtagaaaaggcatatgatcatgttgattgggattattttttttggattatatGCTACTTAGGATTGGTTGTAGCCAGAAGTGGAGATATTGGATTAGGGCTTGTGTTtaatctccctcttttttttgtcCTTTTGAATGGATCGTCTAAGGGGCATTTTAAGTCCTCAAGAGGGTTGAGGCAAGGGAATCCTTTATCTCATTATTTATTTGTGGTTATTGGTGAAGCATTGAGTGCTATGCTTCGCAGATGGGCGGAGTTTGGCTTGTTTCGGGGCTTCAATGTTGCTGGAAATAGTCCTCAGATTGCTCATCTCTAGTATGCGGACGACACATTACTATTCTGTGAGGCGGAGGCTAAGGCTGTTGATAATTTACATAAGTTGACGGTTTGCTTTGAAGCAACTTTGGGTCTTAAAGTTAATGCGGCAAAATTGAACCTTTTGGGCATTCATGTAGGGGAGCAAGAGCTAAAGTCTCTCACCGGCAATTTTGGTTGTAAAATCAGATCTTTTCCCTCTGCCTATCTCGGTTTGCATCTTTGTATTGGTAAACCTGCTTCTTATCTTTGGGATTGGGAGATTGAGAGAATTGAAAGGAAGTTCGCTTGTTGGCAATGTCGCTATCTTTTGCTAGGGGGCCACTTAACTCTCATAAAGACTACTTTTGCCAACATGCCCTTATACTTTTTTATCTTTGTTCCAGTGCCCGAAGTCGGTCTTGCCAAGGCTTGAGAAGATGAGACGGGACTTTCTTTCGAAGGGTGCTAGCGATGGCAGGAAATTTCATATACTCAAATGGAACGAGGTATGCAAACAAGATTGAAGAAGGCGGGGCAGGCATTAAACCTTTGGGGACTATGAATACAATGTTACTCgaaaaatggatttggaggttCGGTGCGGAAGAAGGCAAGATGTGGAGGGAGTTAGTTGTTGCCAGGTATGGTACTCAGGTGGATGGTTTGTTGAGACCTCTTCTCTATATCGGGCTTCAGCGATTTGGAAGTCGGTGACGGCTACTGAGAACCTTGTCAGGGGGTATCTCCTTTGCCCTTGGGAAGGGGGTTTGCATTCATTTTTGGGTGGACGCGTGGTGCGGTGATCATGCGTTGCAAGCGCTTTTCCCTAGGATTGCTCACCTTGCTCCTGATCGCTTTGTCGTTGTGGAAGATTGTTTTTCAATTATCGGGGGTTCAGTGGTTTGGGCTCCTCCTTGCCGCAAGGACTTATTGGATGCTGAAATTGGCGAGTTCGCTAGCTTGCTCCAGATGCTTTGCAACGTGAATATTGACATTTCGAAGGAAGATGAAATGGTCTGGAATCGTAGTCCTTCAGGGAAGTTTTCTGTTAAATCTCTCTTCCGCTTGATTTCAAACCCTTTGCAACGATTTGCTATTCGTCCATTTCAGCACTAGTTTTATGGGGCTCCTCCCTAGGTTGTAGTCTGCGTGTGGTTGGTTTGTTGAAAGAGGATCCTTATCCTTGATAATTTACAGAGAAGAGCTATGATTCTCCCTAGTATTTGTTTGTTGTGTATGAATAGTGGGGAGTCGATCGATCACCTTTTTATTCACTGTATGTCAGGCCCGTGTCCTAGATTGTACCATTTCGTAGACTCCCGCGgttctcctggtcgaattccagcgacccgcgatgcctagatagcatttgcgcgcgaccctgagtcgcgtcatgtcaatctgagtcgacttgaccgGAGATGGTACCcatgcgactgcgccgtcgccgtggttctaacgccgcgtctcacaCTCCGAttcgatacctaggccaggagttgtgggcccgcgtttatctcgaggaaaacaccgcgcgttgcaaatcctaagaaaatctatcaatcaatcacatcaatcaagtcaagtacaatagGTACAacacccatgcctctcttaccAATAAGCATGGcgcccctctctctcccatccttaaagtcaaccttccttacaacaacccatccctctcttcttacatctcctatctctctcattttcttcaccATTATTCCAAGTAATCCAAGGAGAGGTGACCGTCCAAGCTTCCTATGGagaagctatggtgtggcccactccctaccaccgtatcacccatctccaccatccaaccttcatcaacttccatcaaagggaaagctaaggagtttaggagtccaaggagccaagaaggagcgaaatcggtgggtgatctaccgttgatttccatttaagggccCCACttattttgggacccattttgatatatgtgtgtgatcaaagagggccccatagtgacggggtccctccactacgccgatctctctctctctctctctctccctctctttctttttcccacATGTCAtggcccacctgtaatgtatgtatttttatccatgctgtccacacgtgggaccatgtggccgtgtggctcacctagatggatcccatcatgatgaatgtatttgatccatgtcgtccaaccaagtggaccaaatcgggggcccacccacgtggaccccactgatgtttgtgttctatctatgtcgtccatcacatggacccattGCTAATgtggcatcctcaccgtccattgcttggacggtgggccactttgttgtatgtattttatccagccgtccatcactgGACATTGGACGCTGCTGATCTGCaataaaaacaaacaacaaataaaataataataataataatatatataatatattatggtggtccccacttgggacccacctttgtagaAGCCGATAGGTCggtgtacctacaacagctatttaGCTGCTGTATTGCCGTCAGCAAACCTCCATCATGGGATCCCAACCGTTCACCCatttgctggtggggcccaccttatacattgtatccacgccaaccatccatctgtgggccctatcatgaggtatgtgttaaatccataccatccaacaccctggatgggtgggacccacccctatgTATTGTATCATCACCGTCCAATCTCTGGACAGTGATTGGCTGGACCACCCTAAACCAGCTGTTTAGCTGCTGGATGAGTTCCAGCAAGACTGtgggccacaaccctgatgtatgtgatgatccacaccgtctagatggctggacggtgggatccacgccatgatgtatgtgctacatccaaaccatccatccaattgttgagctcgtcttaaggcttgagattaaaaataagacaaatctatcaggtggaccacactgcagaaaacagcgGAGGAGTGAATGCTtatcgttgaaacccttttgggagcacagaggttttggatcggtatgaaatttgtttttcctcttaatttaggtctttgtgaccttatgaacaaattggatggaaaataaatgttatggtgtccctgtgtggtttaaacagtggaaaacattatctccactgttatttgtggtatggtccagatgatctttcgatatgattcagttttgggaaattctctaaaatgacccctaaaaatagatgaatggtgtaggcaTAATATAATGGAAATGCAGTGTATGGGTCTCACCTTCATGTGATGTACTTTGGGCTCGCATGAGAGGCCCTttatgatgtgtttgaggcccacgggttgaggcccattggtgcggcccacttgatgtatatgaggcccattagtgcggcccatgtgatgcggcccacttgatgcatatgaggcccattgtgatgtatttgaggcccaagggttaaggtccaatgtgatgaatataaggaccatgagtgaggcccaatgagatgtatgtgaggcctttgtgtgaggtcaaatgtgatgtatatgaggtccattgcgatgtgtgattccaccatgatgtatgtaatgatgtttatggcgggccatgccttgggagcaatgatggtttaacgtccacattctaagagcaatgatggttaaatgtttgcatcgtaactttccctagggcccattgttaggctcacaTTTGTAATGTGTAAGCtgcctaggcccatcttcgttatgaatagagttcatcaccatataacatgcttagtatggctccatgattcatactcatgcgtatcatatgtatgcttgatatgaggagtgactgatcataacatatgccttcgggcagattgtttatgcagcttcttgataggcggagttgcctcacatgagcgcgtggtacgcgtgggattgctgcatgactgaatgtgtgattcatgcacctcgaatttgtatgacatgattattgtacgccctagcgacatcagggctgtggcctccacaagcatatcgtggatgacaggatcggataccgaaaatattgttactagcatcgggatgccatagatgtccctgggtgaaaatacctaaatccgatggtaccggaggatgactctaacgtcaagaccgagtagatacatgagcgcatgagggctgaatatcaggaggttgcgtctcccactgtgtcatggtcggttggaagggggtgttgccttacccgcccgagggtagggggcattgctaggctgagtgtgaccagcttgtaaatgggtccgctatcgacatatcggataggtattggcagactattgaccagCTGGATAGTGAGCTTTCTTACGCCCACTTAGATTGCGCGCCTGAGGAAAGGagagtgtcatttggagtgtactaaaccctggtgattatccactgagaactgtattgatatatgatgctccagagatgagctggattgatatgtggattggtatgcttgagctgcatcttgcacatgacattggctatgtaggccttgtatcgtatggccttggtgtggccgatagcattcatgccttgcatcgcatagccttggtacggctgattgcattcatggactcatcaacatgattccgcattactctgatattgcattctgagcacgctcatattgcgcacacacttacaccactctttaagctttctataagcttatgcacgattgatgcatgcaggtgacgccaggacgcagctgtagcttagtcgcagcaggagcgtgcagtcgagcttcaggagttttcattattattatcttgtattttcctttatacgtattgtaccttaaagttttttatcataatagattttgtgatggtgttcttgtggtgtttgttcatgggttatgcttatggttatgcttattacgaatcaaattgatgttgaaaatcctccttgtaggatcccaggatcggaacctggtatatgggtgccgggagccgagaatggagtactacggaggctgtcggcgccggattcggcgatcgggaattttgtgagcccggtttccgagtttggggcgtaacactgTCCCTTTGTCGGAAAGGTGCGGAGCCATTTCCTATCACTTTTCATATGGATTGGGTGATGTCGGCCACGGTGGAAGATCTCCTGTGGGCTTGGCACGATCGCGGGGTTGGTAAACGTGGTCAAGCAGCCTGGAAATTGCTCATTATGGCTATGTTTTGGGTTATTTGGGGGATGAGAAATGGGTGAGAATATTCTAGCTAGGGTAGTGGAGGCTATAGCTAAAGTTAAGGCTTCCTTAGAGGGTTAGATTCGTTTTGTTTAGCTCTCTGGGGTCTCTTCCCTTAGAGTAGTTATGGTTTTTTGGTTTTTCCTTGCTTTTGTTGGGTGTAGTATTCTTTACTCACTTCTCGTGAGGTTGCTTAATAAAGTGGCTGttacttaaaaaagaaaagaaaaagcacaTCGATGTCCATCTTCCTAAAATACTACCAACAGAAATCAGGTCTACAATATGACATCAGTTCTCACAGAAGGGTGCCAAGACAATTGTCACCAAGATGATTATACGAGTATCTTCTCTATGGGATAGTTTAAATCCTTTATTTTTCATTGTCTCTGAATGCTATTTATTTTATCAAGGGTGATAAGGTGTTTGACATCTTTGACAACATGTAACATCCACAAGCACTCTAATGCTGCTATTTTTGCATCCTTAGAACAAAATTATGATCTTGCTACACCAATGGACCATTCCCAATGTAGCACTTTACACTTGGAAAGCCAAGACCATTTTTCCGAAGACTTTTATTTTCCTATATTCACAAGAACAATTCTTATCagttcaaatagcgcccgtagcgtacgctacgtagcgtggccgtagcgctacgtagcgtcccaaatagcgtaaatcccctgtagtgtacgctacaggggtcgtagcgtacgctacagctacgttgcgcgtagcgtaagctacaatgtattttttttactattttagtttttatttttattttttcacgttttctttgtttctaatgttgaggaatgtgacacttgtattgtacttgatacttttaacctatgagatttttatttcttttcataattgtgacttgtggtttcaattagacattattaattaaagtggtttgcttaggaagttgttgatgcgataatgatttgatttggcttatgtatgtggattgacttttgataaatgataactaataacttttttgaacatgctaataattgataaaatgaatcatcttttaggcaatTTTATAtttcccccccctttttttttcccactatttattatatttgtcctatttttaaattaaaaaatagaaatatcgtatagcttacgctacatgctacgtatttacgctacacgccatagagggctgagcgctatgcatcacgctaccgctatttaaaacactaattcTTATTGATCAAGAAAAGAAGACAGTTGTTTGGCATTACTTCTTCTCATGTCTTTCTTTGGATCTATTTTTCGGTCTTTTTGATGCTTCACAACTGCAACTTTCTTTTTGATGCATTCTTTGAGGGaaaatatactttatttttgatgTACAAGTATTTATGGTGTTAAATACTTTCCatgatttaggttaaggagtcGAGCTATGGACCTCACCCCTTTCAAGCGTGACATTGATGAGCTTATAAATGAGTTCTCTGAGGTATTAGTCTtgtttcactctctctctctctctctctctctctctctctctctctctctctctgtgcatgCGCGCGTCTGCATTTTTTCATACGTGTGTGGTTCCACAGTAACCTTTAACATTTCATTCAAATTTCAGGATGGATTAACAACTTTGGCTGATATGAAGAGAGTATGGCTGTCTCGAAAGTTCTCCTTTATTTATGAGGCCAAGCCAGCCTACAATTTGGCCTTGTTCATGCAGTCATTGTATGCCCATTCAATCAGTATGTTCTTATGattctctattaaatgtttttccatttcctctttcttttttctttttcttttttccccttgTAAATGGTAATTTTATGACTAGTGAGAAACGCACATTGAAAGAGGATAGAAATTTTCTTTACAAGTAGATGTCCTAGCCATGCCCTCCCATAGAAAGTTTCTGTCACCTTACTAGCCTTGTGAAGAACATGACAAAAGAAACCTTTAGTAGGTTAATCATGTCTCATTGATAGTCCCTGCATATCTCTGACCCTGATTTtcctcaagtccatggaactaCTTTGAATgagttcctttcatgtttaactTACCTGAGAAATAACTACAAGCCAATGGTATTGGAAGAGACCAATTTACCAACCCTCCTAATGTCACGAACCTCACACCAATACCAAAGCATCTTGGATTACTGATGAACTTCCACTGGAATGGAATTTAAGAACACCTTCCAGTGGTTATTTCCACATTATTTTGGTCTTTGGTTTCTTATTCTTCCTCCAGTGATGGTACAGGCATGATCAAGGGCCAgtgcatgtaatgtgtaggccagcagcatgggccccacatgaggattTGGAGACCCTGTTATCTACTTTTCGATCATGTTACCTTATCTTTTAGTTCTTAGATAAACTTTAATTCTTAGTTGGAGATTAGTTAGGATTAAATTAACACTCTTGATGAAGATAGCATAAACCTCTATAAATAAATAATGTGCAATTTTTCTAAAAAGTTAATGAATTGGTTTTGAGTTTCCTAGCCTTGAGGTGTTCCTTAGTTTTCCACCTTAGTTTTCCAGCTCCAGTATTGAAGGAGCCTGATTTGATCCTGATCGAGAAACTCATGTATTGTTCGTGTTTGTGGCCTTGCTGATCCCCACTATTTGAGCCACTCACAGGGTGTTCGAGGACCAAATTATTCTGCCGATTTCATTGGCATACCTTTCTCTTTCCGGCTGTCTGTATGTGTTGCCGACGACCTGAATGGGCTTCAAGCGACCAACCTCCATTTCTTAGAAAACATCTTGTACGCTTTGCTCAATAAGCCCTTCTTGTCTTAGCCCGTAATAATGGTGATCTTGTTTCTTTTTGTTGGTTTCAGTGTAAAAGCATCTCTCTCTAGaatttctcttatttctcccATTCCATGTTTTCCACTTTCCTTTTGTTTGGGAGGCAAAAGTAGCCTTCCCTGTTCTTAATGGTTGTCCATTTCTCAGGTTTTCCATCTTCCGTACCCCTCTTGCTCAGCAACCACTTTGATGCCTTAAGGTTTTCTCATGGAAATGATTTACAGGCATGCAAGCCCTATCTAAGAATGCAAGCCCTATCTTAGTGTGAAAGATGAGATTTCCTACAGCTTCCTTAGTGTGAAAGATGAGATTTCCTTCATCCAATAGGCTTGTCTTGGTTATATAAAGATCTAGATAGGTTGCATGCCATAATCAGTCTCTCCTTGTCATTCTCATGTATTCTGACACGTGACTTTCCTTTTGGAGTAAAAATATTATTCATCTTGTCTCCTATTGTTGTGAACTATTTTCTCTTAAATTCATCTGTGTTTCATCCTTTATTTATAGTAGTTATATCTATGTCTCATGAAAGATCACACACTTGTATTGTACACGATGTGTCCAGATGACACTAGAGCACTACTTGATTGCTGCTTTTAAGCAATTTTGGCTATGGACCCACCTTCTCTCAATGTTAGCTTATAGTTTCCCATCCCCTTTTACATGTACATCCAAAATATTTGTCTTATTTCATACATCCTCTCTATGGCAAGCTTTTTCAACTAATAGCGATTTGATTTTGTAAGCCTTCTACACTTGAGGCTACTTTCCAGTTGGAAACAAACCATTTGGCTGGAACTTGGTGTATTGGCAGCAGAGTCATACTTCCAATGTTTCTGCTGCCATATTATTAAGGAGACTAAAATCTAATGAATAGGATGTGATCTCTTAGTTTTATTTTCTCATTGGAAGATGTTTATGATCATTAATGTAAAAGGTAGAAGCATTGATCCGATGGTTTAGAAAGAAAGATCCAAGCTTTAAAGCTTTATGTAATGAAAGAACTATTGGGTTATGCAGGTCACATGGTTTCTACTGGTTCCCTGTCGCAAAGATTGGGCGGGCTATATTGCCTTTATTGCCTTTATGAGACTCAGCCATTCAAGCCTCCTTTCAAGATTTATTTGTCTCTTGGTATGGTTTCTGTTTTACATCATGACCACTTGCATCTGGATAACACATCATCGTCATGAGTTTTTTTGtatttgtatttgtatttgtttTTGTTGTTCTTCTAGAAACAAAAACAAAGCTAACACTTGTTGTGAGCTGTTTGTTTCATGCGGATTGTTAGTGTATTCCATGTTATCTCAAAAATGGTTCCATCAATTCTATTTCTTACATCAGAAGTCCAAAAACACACTCCTATACCTCTTTAAGATTAGGCGGTAAGCATGTTTAGCTACTGTATAATACTCCATGTATTAACACATTATTGAGCATCATTAAGATGGACATTAACATTTCTTGTGGTTAAACTTTCTTCCATTCTATCATAGCAAATCTAGTTCAAATGGTCTTAGATTCCTTGGCATGTTATGACAAGGATGTACTTCATGAATTTGGAAATATATTGAAATAAATATATGGATAAACATTTGGTGCTAAACTCAATACGAGATGCTAATTCAACTGGGCTTCACCAATGTGGTTGGGCCTCAAAATTAAACACCTGCTTATCCTCTACTGGATCACTGTTTTAAACTTTTGAAGGCTATGTCAACCATTTGGAAATCCCGGGGAATTGAATTAATGTCAGCAAAAGACATCCACCTTTTATTGGTGCAATTTGGTAAACAAGAACCATATTAGGTGGAGTTATGATTTATCATTTCACTGCAAATTGTGAAACTTGTAAATAGTCCACAAAAACATATTTGCATAATTTTTGGAGATTTTCTTCTTTCAAGCATATATAATGTCAAATATGCTGGGTTGACATTAGGGATTTTTCATGTTAGCTTACTTCTTtcagctctctctctcaattatttCTGCTGTTTCAAACAGGAGAATTGGGTAAGTTAAGAAACATTGTTATTGATGCAAAACAAAATGGTATCGGAGTTCTACCTGTTCTAGTCAAAAGGATGCTAGAAAGAAACATGTTTCTGTTTGGGTCTGTTGACATAGATGACAGTTCAGTGACTGAGAGAGTTGATGAAATCACAAAGCTACAGAATGCACGTATCCAATTCGCTTATAAAACGTATCTTCCCAACTCAgtacattttcttttttatttcactCGAGTCAGTTTTGCTTCTTATAATATTTGTACTAAGCTTTCAACTGTGATTGTTTCCCTTTGATCAAACAGGTTATTTGCAAATACCCGGATTGATGAGCGTCTGCAAATGGATCTTGTAAGTTGTGTCCTGTCCTGAGTAGTTATGAAAATAACCTGATTTTTACACGTAGGAGAAAGATTCAGAAACCAAGAAAATCAGATGCCAATTGAGGCAATCATGATTGGTTACTACTACTTGGTCCTTCCCCACCCCACCTCCCACATAGAATGAACAGAAAAGCTGACACAATGCACATAGTGCATCTAAAAGTGCCTATTGGGACACTGTTTAGAATCCGATGTCTCATTCCTCATTTTTTAAACATGGCGGGTAGT
Coding sequences within:
- the LOC131232538 gene encoding uncharacterized protein LOC131232538, with protein sequence MDLTPFKRDIDELINEFSEDGLTTLADMKRVWLSRKFSFIYEAKPAYNLALFMQSLYAHSISHMVSTGSLSQRLGGLYCLYCLYETQPFKPPFKIYLSLGELGKLRNIVIDAKQNGIGVLPVLVKRMLERNMFLFGSVDIDDSSVTERVDEITKLQNARIQFAYKTLFANTRIDERLQMDLGEELDLKGLEKMSTEYAKAKELAVQEASAVVGIDDIKHIAQNKNLIGDVVRKISDEWDAQKEVFHQQTGVKHPHEEAGTDEFDRELEHLLTDC